ataaaacCAAAGAATAGCAGAAATtttgaaggaaagaaaaacccttATTCAACATTATCCTTCATTTAGTGTTTCACTAGCTTGTaggggaacaaaaaaaaaaaaacaacactaGCAGGCCCTTAGTTTTAAATACTGAGCGAAGATAGGCTGTAGACAGTGGAACTTCATCAACAAAGGTGTTGAAACCTGCAAAAATGGACCTAGACGAATTATTTTCTTACCACATGTTCTTGTAACAAAGCATCTACTTTTTATCAGGGAATGGACGTACAAGTGGGCTGGAATGGGCCGGTTAGCACGAAAGTACAAGGGCTTGGACTCGAGTCTTGGGGTTGTTAGGCTATTTCAAGGCCACAACCGCTGTAGTCCTAGGGATGGCAATTTAGCCCCCTCGAACTCTATCTGATCTGAATGGGATGGGTTTCACTAGACCTGCAACAGCTCTGGAGCGGGTATGAGTACCGGTAAAATCCGTTTGGAATCGGATCTGGATATATATAGCTCTTCACAAATTCCTTttctaaagcaaaaaaaaaaaattgtataaaaaaattaatttttatatctTTACCAAGTCAACCCATCCAACCCGCCCTCCTTAACTCTATCTGTTCTTCTCTGCCTCGAGGCAAGTATAGAGTAGGTATAGGTGATGGCCTGCCGGACTCATACCCAACCTTTTTGCCATCCCTAAATCGGGCTTGACCATAAGTTGAAAGTGAGATAGGCCTCATATGAGCAACGAATCCCAGCCCTAGTTCTCTCGGGCTCCCTTGTTAGTCGGGCTAGACTTAGAACTGAGGCTTTAACGTGGGTAAGATGACATGGGCCAGGCCTGGCCCATTGGTTATCTTGCTACAGTAGCAATGCGTGCTATCACTTAGAAACCCTTTGGTTGCCTCCAATTCCATGGCATGACTTTCAATTATATGCAATTgatcatatatcaataatcgGGCACCCAATTGAAAGATTCAGATGGTTGATCATGAACTAGGCGGCTAAAAACaccgaaaaataaaaaattatatgtttTGGCAGTCTTCAACCTATGCATCAACTAGatacaaaaataaatgattAAAATAATATGAAGCCATATTttgttatgatttatacattaaGATTTGTTTGTTTTTGATCTATACATATTTTAACATATGTAGATTTAAATCAATAAGTTAATTCTTAATCTGAATATTTTGCCACTTATTTTGGTATATTAGCATAATGGAAATCGTTCATCTTTTACCTATTTGATACATAAGTTATAAGCTACCAAAAATAagtgattttttaaaattttttagtaGTATAGCTTATGATTGATGATGAAGATGTTTGATTTAAGTGCAAGGTTGTTGATTTGGACATGAAATCAGTAGATACCCTCACCGAATATCGTCCAtccttattataatattatagattgtaatattataatattatagtaaTGTTATAatcttataataatatcatagtaATAGGATGATGGTGTGAGCTTCGTTGAGATCCAACCCGTATGACACCATGTAACTCGTCCTGCTTTCCATGATTTTGCCAAAGATGACTAGAGCCTAGACGACCAGTTTGACCCGGCCAACTCAGAAATTGCCATGAGTTGGACCTGGTCTATGCGAGGCTAGGCTCAGACCATACATTTAAACTTTGTGCTGGTTTTGGGATTAGACTCGACACGGCCCATTGACACAACCATCGCAAGACCAAGTGGATTAGGTCTTTAGGTGGACAGCAGCATTAGAGAAGCCCCCCATGCACAAACGATATTCCGGTTTCAAGCAGCCCAGGGCttcgagaaagagagaggggatacTTTTGAGTACCCATACGGACgtatgtttagttccacattgatTATTCGTTGgttagatcttggatacttatgcaggaccaagaaactcaaataatactttccgactagccattttggataaggtccGGAATTGTTACAATTGATAGCAGAGCGGACTCGGCATATAACTTTATGTGGATTAGGGGACACCGCAACACGAGTTTATTGAGATTGACCATGaaccgatcgtggtgcttgtgattggatttgaatgaatttaaacCCATAGCCTGACGAGGATGCCGGAGCTTAGGAGGAGTATATAAGGATCCGTGTTGGcgcgtgtttagtcccatattggttATTTATCGGATAAATCTTGGGTACATTTGCAGAATTAAGAAACTCAAGTAATAATTTTCGGCTAGCCtttttagataaaattttaGGTTGTTAAAATACATTCCTTTGCACCCGTGGACCCTCGGATCATCCCGATTGGTTGCGGAGTTTGGAGggctataataaataaataaataattaaaataaaatgggtGGTCTGATGATCAGCGGTCGTCCAGGGGAACCTCCTTTTAAACGTTGTTCTTTTGATCACAGCCGCTCATCCCACTACGGCCAAATAAACCCCAACATAAACATTTAAGAATGCATGTGTACAGATGTTATATTGACTACCgtcctgttttctttttttttccaaggaAAAAGACCGCTATGATTTTTTGaccttattgggtgtatcccgtcccgtcaggtatgatccacccgcattagcaaattaaaaaaaaaaaaaaaaaaaaaaaaaaaagaccgccATGACAAAACAAGAAGGTATGATAGAAAAAACCTAGAATAAATCCACGAGGGTGCTTACCTGAGGACTCTAAATCCGCGGTCGCTGCACCAAAAGCCGAACCAACGCAGACTCGTAGGACACTATCTAACGCGCTTGTACCGCACCATCATTGGACGCCACCTCTGCACCATCTCCACCACTTTTAACAAGCCGCGTTCCTTCGAACGTTCTTGGATTCGAATGCCATGAGCTCTttgctttttgaaaaatataaaaaaagctGCATGAaagatatgaatttatgcaaccAACCTGAATATTAAAAGCTTGCCAGTTGTTTGATACGTCGGTTCTCGAAACGGAGTTATGGATTGCCTGGGTAGGGCTTCAACATACGAGGTGGATGGTGCAGGCTAGTTCAGTTATCTTGGTGGGCGACTCAGCTATGGTGATCAGGTGGATTCAGAGGGGGCTGAAGGGCGAGAGCATAAACTAACTCTTGATCCGAAATATAGGAATGATAACAAGAGATGGAGatggcctttcaggccaagcatgtatttagaaaAGCCAACGGAACAACCGACTGGATGGCTGCCTATGCGGCTTACCATTCAGGGTACATCCTGTTGttatgagagagagagctgtTGCGGGCACTTCGCGAGCttgtgtttttttattttattggatgtattcgtacacgcaTTGTATGATGAACTcatctaaataaaaaaaagcttcatatatttattatagaATTCCATAGCTGATTTATCGAttcgaatattttattttctaactctatgaatgcatttaaaattttaaactagaatgatataattttttattttattttattttttttacaaaagaaAAGTCTCCAGGAGCATATGACTCAAAACCAGGATCAAACCTGGCAGGCAAACTCCGGGCCAGATAAACTCCCATCGCAGCATCTGGAATTGTTCAATTCACACGTAAAGGTAGGATAGTATCTATGCAGAGGAGTAGTTACCTGGTGACTCCAAATCCGCGGTCGGTACATTAAAAGCCGAACCAACGAAGACTCGCAGGACCACCATTAGACGCTTACGTCCTTCGTTGGAAGATAAAGCCGTCGCCCCACGCAAAGCTGGCCATCACCACCTTCGACACGCACCGCGTTCTCTCAAACAAACCCCACCCTCTGTCCGTCGCCAGTCTGCTGCCAGCCGATCGCTTACAGAACCATCCCATCTCTAATCTTATTACCTCTCATGTATATATAAACCTGACTCCCCATGCTCACTTCCCCACTCCAAAACACCAGCTTTCATCCTTCCTCGCCCTTCAATTTCGTAATAACCCTCCTCCTGTCATCCTCTCCATACCATGTCTTCCACCAGAGCTAACATGGCATCACTCGTGTTTCCTCTCTTAGCGTGCTTTCTGATAGCCAATGCCTCGGCTGGCAACTTCTACCAGGGCTTCGACATCACCTGGGGTGATGGCCGTGGCAAGATCCTTGACAATGGCCAGCTTCTAACTCTCGCCCTCGACGAAGCCTCCGGGTCCGGCTTCCAGTCCAAGAACGAGTATCTCTTTGGCAAGATCGACATGCAGCTCAAGCTTGTTCCTGGGAACTCCGCCGGCACCGTCACCGCCTACTATGTAAGCTCTCGCCACCACTGTTCGACAAAATTACTGCTTCGTACGTCCTTTTAAAATTGTATCTCTAGCGACCGATGAACCATGTACGACTTGTGCCTGAATGAACTGCAGCTGTCTTCGCAAGGGCCAACACACGATGAGATCGACTTCGAGTTCCTTGGAAACCTCAGTGGAGAACCTTACACGCTCCACACCAATGTGTTCGCCCAGGGGAAGGGGAACAGGGAGATGCAGTTCCACCTCTGGTTCGACCCCACCGAGGACTTCCACACCTACTCCATTCTCTGGAACCCCGGACA
This is a stretch of genomic DNA from Phoenix dactylifera cultivar Barhee BC4 chromosome 9, palm_55x_up_171113_PBpolish2nd_filt_p, whole genome shotgun sequence. It encodes these proteins:
- the LOC103715631 gene encoding probable xyloglucan endotransglucosylase/hydrolase protein 23; translated protein: MSSTRANMASLVFPLLACFLIANASAGNFYQGFDITWGDGRGKILDNGQLLTLALDEASGSGFQSKNEYLFGKIDMQLKLVPGNSAGTVTAYYLSSQGPTHDEIDFEFLGNLSGEPYTLHTNVFAQGKGNREMQFHLWFDPTEDFHTYSILWNPGHVIYMVDGIPIRDFKNLESRGIAFPKNQPMRIYSSLWNADDWATQGGRIKTDWTKAPFTASYRNFNADACIWSSGASSCNSQKSDWWNQELDSTSQERMRWAQENYMIYNYCTDLKRFPQGLPLECSVA